The Rhodocytophaga rosea genome has a segment encoding these proteins:
- a CDS encoding ZIP family metal transporter: MLPVWLQAGLYGLLAGSALLIGAAIGYFASIPDRVVAGIMAFGSGVLISALSFELVEEAYRQGGSQATAIGFFAGAIIYSIANWLLTHKGAKHRKRSNNLQPSEKEVNGSGMALAMGALVDGIPESIVIGVSMIAGGAVSMVTVIAIFLSNLPEGLSSAAGMKQSGRSKQYIFGVWGTIAFISALASLMGCSVFSHFSPGVIAATTAIAAGAVLSMLADTMIPEAFEKVHNFTGLIMVSGFMVAYLLSKMETHTGVAAAMHSLHQLFFPAL, from the coding sequence ATGCTCCCTGTATGGTTACAAGCTGGATTATATGGCTTACTGGCTGGTTCAGCTTTGCTGATTGGGGCGGCCATCGGCTATTTTGCCAGTATTCCCGACCGGGTAGTAGCAGGCATTATGGCTTTTGGAAGTGGTGTATTGATCTCGGCGCTCAGTTTTGAACTCGTAGAGGAAGCTTACCGGCAAGGTGGCTCGCAGGCAACGGCGATAGGTTTTTTTGCAGGTGCTATTATTTACTCAATAGCTAACTGGTTACTCACCCATAAAGGAGCCAAGCACCGGAAACGGTCTAATAATTTACAGCCTTCTGAAAAAGAAGTGAATGGTAGTGGGATGGCGTTGGCCATGGGTGCACTGGTAGATGGAATACCCGAATCTATTGTGATAGGCGTAAGTATGATTGCCGGTGGTGCGGTAAGCATGGTAACAGTGATCGCTATTTTTCTTTCCAACTTACCGGAGGGCTTATCCAGTGCAGCAGGCATGAAACAATCTGGCCGGTCGAAGCAATATATCTTTGGGGTATGGGGAACGATAGCCTTTATTTCTGCACTAGCTTCACTCATGGGGTGTTCAGTGTTTAGTCATTTTTCTCCGGGCGTCATTGCCGCCACTACTGCTATTGCAGCCGGTGCGGTTCTCTCTATGCTGGCTGATACCATGATTCCGGAGGCGTTCGAAAAAGTTCATAATTTTACCGGATTGATTATGGTAAGCGGATTTATGGTGGCTTATCTGCTGAGTAAAATGGAAACACATACTGGCGTAGCCGCTGCTATGCATAGCCTACACCAGCTTTTCTTTCCGGCTTTATAA
- a CDS encoding M14 family metallopeptidase has protein sequence MNQRFRYVITLFLLFFLHESQAQTVPSPKDHFGFNIGDDYQLANFTQTEAYFKNMAAASNRTKLVDIGQTEEGRQQFILIVSSPENIKNLDRYKEISQKMARAENLTDEQAQGMAIEGKAVVWIDGGLHATEVVGTHQLIETAWNLVSRKDPETMRILDEVIVLLTHANPDGQELVTNWYMRESKPEKRSLEYLPRLYQKYIGHDNNRDFYIMNMKESQNMGRQLFLEWLPQIMYNHHQRGPAGSVLAGPPYRDPFNYVFDPLMVTGIDALGAAMINRLNVENKPGLTRLNGSSFSTWYNGGLRTTTQFHNMIGLLTEIIGGPTPEEVPLVPQRLIPNGATPNPVTPQKWHFRQSIDYSISLNYAVLNYAARHSDELLFNIYRMGKNSIERGSKDYWTLSPKRIEAINQAYKTDQQKASATQAAASNSSGDPFGWNSRGGGMPVKYYDAVLKDPALRDARGYIIPASQPDFPTTVHFVNALIKNGILVHKATSNFMVASKKYPAGSYVVKTNQAFRPHVLDMFEPQDHPNDFQYQGGPPVRPYDAAGWTLAYQMGVQFDRIQDSFDGPFERVPYGELQVPKGQLATVSAKGGYVLSSSANQSFTTVNDLLKAGVDVFRIAGEMSGAGQGSFYVPAAGKAKEVLEKAGTSYGLTIIGVNQHPAGATTKVSPVRIALWDTYGGSMPSGWVRWLMEQYHFPIQVIFSSEIDAGNLNKKYDVLIFVTRAIPAMPGQESESGRGYTPKEPKPEEVPTEYRTQLGKITADKSIPQLKKFIEAGGTVVTIGSSTNLAYHLNIPVKNALTEMTSSGQQRPLPAEKYYVPGSILRMNFDAAHPAMWGMPTEGDVYFDASPVFKLAPDAAAKGTVKPLAWFATSSPLRSGWAWGQAYLQDGVAAFEASVGSGKLYAFGPEITFRGQSHGTFKLLFNQLYSTSSPQ, from the coding sequence ATGAATCAACGTTTCCGCTATGTAATTACCCTGTTTTTGTTGTTTTTCCTGCACGAATCACAGGCACAAACAGTACCATCGCCCAAAGATCATTTTGGTTTTAATATCGGCGACGATTATCAGCTGGCTAATTTTACTCAAACTGAGGCTTATTTTAAAAATATGGCAGCTGCTTCCAACCGTACCAAACTGGTAGATATTGGCCAGACGGAAGAAGGTCGTCAACAGTTCATTCTGATTGTGTCTTCTCCGGAAAATATCAAAAACCTGGACCGTTATAAAGAAATCTCACAAAAGATGGCCAGGGCAGAAAACCTCACCGATGAGCAGGCGCAGGGGATGGCTATTGAAGGAAAAGCGGTCGTCTGGATTGATGGAGGATTGCATGCCACAGAGGTAGTAGGAACCCATCAGCTCATTGAAACAGCCTGGAATCTGGTAAGCCGTAAAGATCCTGAAACGATGCGTATTCTCGACGAAGTGATTGTGCTGCTTACACATGCCAACCCCGACGGACAGGAGCTGGTGACTAACTGGTATATGCGTGAATCCAAGCCGGAAAAACGTTCGCTGGAATATTTACCAAGGTTGTATCAGAAATATATTGGTCACGACAATAACCGGGATTTTTATATCATGAATATGAAAGAATCCCAGAATATGGGCCGTCAGTTGTTTCTGGAATGGCTGCCGCAGATTATGTATAATCACCACCAGAGAGGTCCGGCTGGAAGTGTACTGGCTGGTCCGCCTTATAGAGACCCCTTCAACTATGTATTCGACCCTTTGATGGTAACAGGTATTGATGCTCTGGGTGCAGCGATGATCAACCGTCTGAATGTGGAAAATAAACCAGGTTTGACGAGGCTGAATGGTTCCAGTTTTTCTACCTGGTACAATGGTGGCTTAAGAACTACCACTCAGTTTCACAATATGATAGGGTTGCTTACTGAAATTATTGGTGGTCCTACGCCGGAAGAAGTGCCTCTGGTTCCTCAACGGCTCATTCCCAATGGGGCTACACCTAACCCGGTAACTCCCCAAAAATGGCATTTCCGGCAATCTATTGACTATTCTATTTCCTTAAACTATGCCGTATTAAACTATGCCGCCAGGCATTCCGATGAATTATTGTTCAATATTTACCGGATGGGCAAGAATTCGATTGAACGTGGTAGTAAAGATTACTGGACGCTTTCTCCCAAACGTATTGAAGCCATCAACCAGGCCTATAAAACGGATCAGCAAAAAGCCAGTGCTACTCAGGCAGCTGCTAGTAATTCTTCTGGCGATCCATTCGGCTGGAATTCCAGAGGAGGGGGAATGCCGGTGAAGTATTACGATGCGGTGTTAAAAGATCCAGCCTTGCGTGATGCCAGGGGCTATATTATTCCGGCCAGCCAGCCAGATTTCCCAACGACTGTACATTTTGTAAATGCCTTAATAAAAAACGGTATTCTGGTCCATAAAGCTACTTCCAATTTTATGGTTGCTTCTAAAAAATATCCGGCAGGTTCGTATGTAGTTAAAACAAATCAGGCTTTCCGTCCGCATGTGCTCGATATGTTTGAGCCGCAAGACCATCCCAATGATTTTCAGTACCAGGGAGGTCCTCCGGTCCGCCCATATGATGCCGCCGGATGGACACTTGCTTACCAGATGGGTGTTCAATTCGACCGAATCCAGGATAGTTTCGATGGCCCATTTGAACGGGTGCCTTATGGAGAATTACAGGTACCGAAGGGGCAACTGGCAACTGTTTCAGCCAAAGGAGGATACGTATTGAGTTCTTCGGCAAATCAGTCGTTTACAACCGTAAATGATCTTCTGAAAGCTGGCGTAGATGTATTCCGGATTGCAGGCGAAATGTCTGGAGCCGGTCAGGGCTCTTTTTATGTTCCGGCTGCCGGAAAAGCCAAAGAGGTTCTGGAGAAAGCAGGGACTTCCTATGGATTGACTATTATCGGGGTGAATCAGCATCCGGCAGGGGCTACGACCAAAGTTTCGCCGGTGCGGATTGCCTTGTGGGATACCTATGGTGGGTCTATGCCTTCGGGATGGGTCCGCTGGTTGATGGAGCAGTATCATTTCCCTATACAGGTTATATTTTCTTCCGAAATAGATGCTGGCAATCTTAATAAAAAGTATGATGTGCTTATTTTCGTTACCAGGGCTATTCCTGCAATGCCAGGGCAAGAAAGTGAAAGTGGCAGAGGATATACGCCAAAAGAACCCAAACCGGAAGAAGTTCCGACAGAATATCGTACCCAGTTAGGGAAGATCACCGCTGATAAATCCATTCCGCAGCTCAAGAAGTTCATAGAAGCAGGAGGAACGGTCGTAACGATAGGCAGCAGTACGAATCTGGCGTATCACTTGAACATTCCGGTGAAAAATGCACTCACAGAAATGACCAGTAGCGGACAACAGCGGCCTTTGCCAGCAGAGAAATATTATGTGCCCGGTAGTATTCTGCGGATGAATTTTGATGCGGCCCATCCGGCTATGTGGGGCATGCCGACTGAAGGCGATGTATACTTTGATGCAAGCCCGGTGTTTAAACTGGCTCCCGATGCTGCCGCCAAAGGAACGGTAAAACCTCTGGCGTGGTTTGCGACCAGCAGTCCCTTGCGGAGCGGATGGGCCTGGGGACAAGCCTATTTACAGGATGGTGTAGCTGCTTTCGAGGCTTCTGTCGGTTCGGGTAAACTCTACGCTTTCGGCCCAGAAATCACTTTCCGGGGACAATCGCATGGTACATTCAAGTTGCTGTTTAACCAGCTCTATTCCACTAGTTCTCCACAATAA
- a CDS encoding PVC-type heme-binding CxxCH protein, which yields MLKSSILFISFFLFSTWWFFQDKHVAIKTFADETTFKIVQDEKSGTISVFRDGSSEPVLTQNARPDFRPYLHPIIPPDGKGVLTEYSPGHHKHQTGLYWGFTRVNGRDYFHHPEDDYWKRVSARVIQANGPQVKWQTVYNLLDSTGAAVLTETQTWTLREKNKKYLLELEWKGKAQTDVTIGKYDYGGLFLRMPWKEGIKGEVINAARQKNEKAEGQPAMWVDVGMQVEGRNDLAHIAIFDHPHNKAYPQLWRVDGQLGIGPARARKGDWYIKKGETEIIRHQLVIYTGELNDVEMTKTWGEFTGDQSMYSTTALWGIAQREGREAKFLTPEEAVKSMTLKEGFKVNVWASEPMMTQPMAFCWDDRGRLWIAENKDYESRGHGFSNAGNSRILILEDTNGDGVADSRKVFMEGIAFPAAIAVGFDGVFVGAPPNLLFVPDRNADDKADMEDIEVRLTGWGIRDRHETLNSLHWGPDGWLYGCQGFATPSKVRKPECKGRLYRHKDPFPEDILKGEGVDINGGIWRYHPTKDKFEVVAHGFSNPWGIDYDAKGQLFISACVIPHLWHVVPGGIYHRQGGQHFNPYVYSDIRTITDHSHRSAHGGARIYQSDAFPAEHKGRMFMANIHEHAVLSDILEPRGSGFRGRHADDFLMANNAQWVGFSMEIGPDGGLYALDWHDADICGQEVLNSETGRIFRIVPAQSLAQNWKGRYSDLTKMADKQLVELQTNASDWHARRARVILQNRATKGKLHKKTHEQLRTIYTQNANPDYRLRAMWALHVTGGFSNKQLLEALNDSNEYVRAWAIQLLCEDRNPPAEALAKFTDMSAKDASPVVRLYLASAMQRVDKNTGWKLAAELIKHAEDTSDHNLPKMIWFGTEPLVVENPAKALEMSAQSKIPMLTQYIARRTVDANAVETLLTAIGKTSNNQIQLLEGMLQALEGQTDLTPPANWKTVYAQLQQSGGKVAQLATEVSQQFGDSEAAQQSLALLKDNTSPADKRRSALQALASKQRPELLPELKNLITDENIRLEAIRAAASYDNEELGRLLMKQYNTFSPEEKAEVVQTMASRPRYGWMIANALKDKSIPKRDVPASVARQLRRVVGSGFVEIWGPIDDIPNDTKAYDKYRSMLTENALASANTKKGALLFQRTCGSCHKMYGKGGNIGPDLTGSNRGDVDYILFNVLDPSAEIQDDYKLVVVTTRDGRTYAGNISAQNDRQLVLRVVGQDAVVINKANIQSQEVTPNSMMPQGLFETLTNEEVVDLVAYLRTMKQ from the coding sequence ATGCTCAAATCATCTATACTTTTCATTTCATTCTTCCTTTTCAGCACCTGGTGGTTTTTTCAGGATAAGCATGTTGCGATAAAAACATTTGCTGATGAAACCACTTTCAAGATAGTACAGGATGAAAAATCTGGTACCATCAGCGTTTTCAGGGATGGTTCCAGCGAGCCGGTTCTTACTCAGAATGCCAGGCCAGATTTCCGGCCATACCTGCATCCTATCATCCCGCCAGATGGAAAAGGTGTGCTGACCGAATACAGCCCAGGGCATCATAAACACCAGACTGGCTTGTACTGGGGATTTACCAGGGTAAATGGCCGCGATTATTTTCATCATCCGGAAGACGATTACTGGAAACGGGTTTCTGCCAGGGTTATTCAGGCAAATGGCCCTCAGGTGAAGTGGCAAACAGTCTATAATCTGCTTGATTCTACCGGCGCTGCCGTACTTACTGAAACTCAAACCTGGACTCTTCGGGAGAAGAATAAAAAATACTTACTGGAACTGGAATGGAAAGGCAAGGCACAAACCGATGTAACCATTGGCAAATATGATTATGGTGGTCTGTTCCTGCGGATGCCCTGGAAGGAAGGGATTAAAGGAGAAGTAATAAATGCCGCCAGACAGAAGAATGAAAAAGCCGAAGGACAGCCAGCCATGTGGGTAGATGTAGGTATGCAGGTAGAAGGCCGAAACGACCTGGCACATATTGCTATTTTCGATCATCCGCATAATAAAGCCTATCCGCAGCTCTGGCGGGTAGATGGCCAGTTGGGCATTGGTCCGGCAAGGGCTCGTAAGGGCGACTGGTATATTAAAAAAGGAGAAACAGAAATTATCAGGCATCAATTGGTCATTTATACTGGTGAGTTAAATGATGTGGAAATGACTAAAACCTGGGGAGAGTTCACCGGTGACCAGTCGATGTATTCAACAACTGCTTTGTGGGGAATTGCCCAGCGGGAGGGAAGGGAGGCCAAGTTTCTCACCCCTGAAGAAGCGGTAAAATCTATGACCCTGAAAGAAGGATTTAAAGTAAATGTGTGGGCTTCCGAACCGATGATGACACAACCTATGGCTTTCTGCTGGGATGACCGGGGAAGATTGTGGATTGCAGAAAACAAGGATTATGAATCCCGTGGGCATGGTTTTTCTAATGCTGGCAACAGCCGTATACTCATTCTGGAAGATACCAACGGAGACGGCGTGGCTGATAGCCGCAAGGTGTTTATGGAAGGAATCGCTTTCCCGGCTGCTATTGCCGTAGGTTTTGACGGCGTATTTGTAGGTGCTCCGCCAAACTTACTCTTCGTACCCGACCGCAATGCCGACGATAAAGCCGATATGGAAGATATTGAAGTACGATTGACTGGCTGGGGAATCCGTGACCGGCATGAAACCTTAAACAGCTTGCATTGGGGACCCGATGGATGGCTATATGGATGCCAGGGATTTGCTACTCCTTCTAAAGTAAGAAAGCCGGAATGCAAAGGCCGTTTATACCGGCATAAAGATCCATTTCCGGAAGATATTCTGAAAGGAGAAGGGGTAGACATTAACGGAGGTATCTGGCGGTATCATCCTACTAAAGATAAGTTTGAAGTAGTCGCACATGGATTCAGTAATCCATGGGGAATAGATTATGATGCCAAGGGACAACTCTTTATCAGCGCCTGTGTTATTCCGCATCTCTGGCATGTGGTGCCCGGTGGTATTTATCACCGGCAGGGTGGGCAGCATTTTAATCCATATGTATACAGCGATATCCGCACCATTACCGACCATAGCCACCGTTCGGCGCATGGGGGAGCCAGGATTTACCAGTCAGATGCTTTTCCTGCCGAACACAAAGGACGGATGTTTATGGCCAATATTCACGAACATGCCGTATTATCAGATATTCTTGAGCCTAGAGGCTCTGGTTTCAGAGGCCGTCATGCCGACGATTTTCTGATGGCCAATAATGCCCAGTGGGTAGGATTCAGTATGGAAATAGGTCCGGATGGCGGCTTATATGCCCTAGACTGGCATGATGCAGATATTTGTGGGCAGGAAGTGTTAAATTCAGAAACAGGCCGCATTTTCCGGATTGTGCCTGCTCAATCTCTTGCCCAGAACTGGAAAGGCCGCTATTCTGACCTCACCAAAATGGCCGATAAGCAATTGGTAGAATTGCAGACAAACGCCAGTGACTGGCACGCCAGAAGGGCAAGAGTGATTTTGCAAAACCGTGCCACCAAAGGTAAACTGCATAAGAAAACACATGAGCAATTACGGACTATTTATACTCAAAACGCCAACCCGGATTATCGCTTGCGGGCGATGTGGGCTTTGCATGTAACAGGTGGATTTAGTAATAAGCAGCTACTGGAAGCTTTAAATGATTCCAATGAATACGTTCGGGCGTGGGCCATTCAATTGCTGTGTGAAGACAGAAATCCTCCGGCTGAAGCACTGGCTAAGTTTACCGACATGTCTGCCAAAGATGCTTCTCCGGTGGTGCGGTTATATCTGGCTTCTGCCATGCAACGGGTAGATAAAAATACTGGCTGGAAATTAGCCGCTGAACTTATCAAACATGCAGAAGATACCAGCGACCATAATTTGCCTAAAATGATCTGGTTTGGCACCGAACCCTTGGTAGTTGAAAATCCGGCTAAAGCTCTGGAAATGAGTGCACAAAGCAAAATACCTATGCTTACCCAGTATATTGCCCGCCGGACCGTAGATGCCAATGCTGTAGAAACACTGCTTACAGCGATTGGAAAAACTTCCAATAATCAGATACAGTTGCTGGAAGGCATGTTACAAGCCCTGGAAGGCCAGACTGACCTGACGCCACCAGCCAACTGGAAAACTGTATATGCACAATTGCAGCAATCAGGTGGAAAAGTAGCACAACTAGCTACAGAAGTTTCCCAGCAATTTGGCGATAGTGAGGCTGCCCAGCAATCATTAGCTTTACTAAAAGATAATACTTCACCTGCTGATAAACGGCGCAGTGCTTTACAGGCACTGGCAAGCAAACAACGGCCTGAACTCCTTCCTGAATTGAAAAATCTTATTACCGACGAAAACATCCGATTAGAAGCGATAAGGGCAGCAGCCAGTTATGATAATGAGGAACTGGGAAGATTGCTGATGAAACAATACAATACGTTTTCTCCCGAAGAAAAGGCAGAAGTAGTACAGACAATGGCATCCAGGCCCAGATATGGCTGGATGATCGCTAATGCCTTAAAAGACAAATCCATTCCCAAACGGGATGTTCCTGCCAGTGTAGCCAGGCAATTGCGTAGGGTAGTAGGAAGTGGGTTTGTGGAAATCTGGGGACCCATCGATGATATCCCTAACGATACCAAAGCTTACGATAAATACCGCAGTATGCTTACGGAAAATGCTCTGGCCAGTGCCAATACCAAAAAAGGAGCGTTGCTCTTTCAGCGTACCTGCGGCAGTTGCCATAAAATGTATGGAAAAGGCGGCAACATTGGCCCGGATCTGACGGGCTCCAATAGGGGAGATGTGGATTATATATTATTTAATGTGCTTGACCCCAGTGCAGAGATTCAGGATGATTACAAGCTCGTGGTAGTTACTACCCGGGATGGCCGCACCTATGCCGGAAATATCTCTGCCCAGAATGACAGGCAACTGGTACTTCGGGTCGTTGGTCAGGATGCCGTGGTTATAAATAAAGCCAATATTCAGTCTCAGGAAGTTACCCCGAATTCTATGATGCCGCAAGGTTTATTTGAAACTTTAACGAATGAAGAAGTAGTGGATCTGGTGGCGTATTTGCGTACGATGAAACAATAG
- the idi gene encoding isopentenyl-diphosphate Delta-isomerase, whose translation MSPENRNYVVLVDPQGQAIGVEEKLKAHQKGLLHKAFSIFVWNSKNEMLLQQRNLNKYHFGGLWSNTCCSHPSPDEDLAQAAHRRLQEEMGFYTPLTQAFSFIYKAADPKSKLIEHELDTVFVGIYDGEIRPDLQEIEAYRWVTLDALTQEMAENPEQFTEWFKICLAMMEEKQLLPQI comes from the coding sequence ATGTCTCCAGAAAACCGCAATTACGTAGTATTAGTAGATCCTCAGGGGCAAGCCATCGGGGTAGAAGAAAAGTTAAAAGCCCACCAGAAAGGATTGTTGCATAAGGCATTCAGCATTTTTGTATGGAACAGCAAAAACGAAATGCTCCTGCAACAGCGTAATCTGAATAAATATCATTTTGGCGGATTATGGAGCAATACCTGTTGTAGCCATCCCTCTCCCGATGAGGATTTAGCACAGGCAGCCCACCGGCGATTACAGGAGGAAATGGGTTTTTATACGCCACTCACTCAGGCTTTTTCATTTATCTATAAAGCTGCTGATCCCAAAAGCAAGCTAATTGAACATGAGCTGGATACTGTATTTGTAGGAATTTATGACGGAGAAATCCGTCCGGATTTACAGGAAATTGAGGCTTACCGCTGGGTAACTCTGGATGCGCTTACACAGGAAATGGCCGAAAACCCAGAACAGTTTACAGAGTGGTTTAAAATCTGCCTGGCCATGATGGAAGAAAAACAATTATTACCCCAAATATAA